CTTTTCTGTGATGCCATGAAACTATCCTTTCTTGTTGCTAATTTTTCATGTTGCCTAACTTTTCAAATTTTTCTGCAAATAAATTAGTTGCCTCCCTAAGTGATTCGTCTGCTAAATGAGCATATCTCTGTGTTGTAGAGGCTTGGGTGTGTCCCAACAGTTTACCAACGATGGTTAAACTCAAACCGCTGGAAACCAAATGTGACGCATAAGTATGGCGTAAATCATGAATCGTAAAGTCCTCTAGTTCTGCTCGTTTACGGATAGTAGCCCAGGCTTTTTTGGGTTCCTTTAAATGTTGGCCTTTGACACGGCCTGGAAACAAATAAGGTGAATCAGTTTTTTCTGCTTTCATTTTTTTAAGTAATTTTACAGCTGTAGGTGACAAAGGGATGTGCTGCATCTTTTTTTGCTTGGTTGTATGAGCGCTTTTGGTCCACACGCCTTTTTCCAAATCAATTTGATCCCATGTTGCTTGCAAGGCCTCATTTTTGCGAGCACCTGTTAGCAGCAAAAGTCGAATTATGTTGGACATAGTTTGATTATGATAAGAATCTAGAACATCCATAAGCTTTTTTAGCTCATCATCTTGGAGCCAACGAGTTCGTTTATTCTCCTTATATTTCTTAACACCAGAAACGGGATTATCAGTACACCATTCCCACTGAATGGCCAGATTAAACATTTTATGCAGTAAGGACAGAACACGGTTGGAAGCTACGCGCTTATCACTGAGTTTTACTCGCAGGACTTGAATATCCCGTGTGGTGACTTCTCTTACCTTTTTAGAATCAAACTCCTTGAGAATATGATTCTTAAGCATGCAACGATCATTAATGATGCTTTTGGAATTCTTTTCCTCAAGCGCATGCAACTTCATATAATCACGCGCTAAATCCGTCATCGTGGGGCTGGATTTTTGGGATTTACTTTCGGCGGCAGGGTCCTTGCCCATACTTGCCTTAATGGCCAATTCCTTAGCTGCCTCTCTAGCTTGCTCTGTCGTGATATTACCATGCACCCCAATTTTAATTTTTTTAGTTGTCTTGTGCTGGTTACGATACTGAAAAAAGTACATCTTGCGCCCCGTGGGGTAAATGCGCACACCAAACCCAGTGATTTCTGTATCCCAGAGAAATTTCTGCTTTGAAGAATCCGGGGATACACTTTCAACAACGCGTTTTGTAAGTTTTATGCGGTTGGTATTTTGTTCTGACATTTCCTTTTTTCCAAGATTAAATATACAGTACTGAGATGAAGATATCAGATGCAAATTTCCCCTTCAAGAGAAAAGGGGAGCATATGGAGAGCTTCAGAACGAGATTCAGGCACTATTTGGGGGATTTTCGGAGATCGAGAAAGACGGTCAAACTCCCCTGAAACCTAGGCACCAGGCCGGAAATCCTGGTAGGCGCTACAGGATTCGAACCTGTGACCCTCTGATTAAAAGTCAGATGCTCTACCAACTGAG
This portion of the Pseudomonadota bacterium genome encodes:
- a CDS encoding site-specific integrase yields the protein MSEQNTNRIKLTKRVVESVSPDSSKQKFLWDTEITGFGVRIYPTGRKMYFFQYRNQHKTTKKIKIGVHGNITTEQAREAAKELAIKASMGKDPAAESKSQKSSPTMTDLARDYMKLHALEEKNSKSIINDRCMLKNHILKEFDSKKVREVTTRDIQVLRVKLSDKRVASNRVLSLLHKMFNLAIQWEWCTDNPVSGVKKYKENKRTRWLQDDELKKLMDVLDSYHNQTMSNIIRLLLLTGARKNEALQATWDQIDLEKGVWTKSAHTTKQKKMQHIPLSPTAVKLLKKMKAEKTDSPYLFPGRVKGQHLKEPKKAWATIRKRAELEDFTIHDLRHTYASHLVSSGLSLTIVGKLLGHTQASTTQRYAHLADESLREATNLFAEKFEKLGNMKN